From the Amycolatopsis thermoflava N1165 genome, one window contains:
- a CDS encoding acyl-CoA synthetase, which translates to MPERLFPVLAEPPEKEALRFGEVSLGYAELAAIAGSLAREIRAQSPTRVAVWATPTIHTSVAVVAALLAGIPAVPVNPKIGERELDHIVNDSAPSLVLSEPGAKLPERLANLPRQQVALIGSPGDLPEEPGEEAPALIVYTSGTTGPPKGVVLPRRAISSTLDALEDAWQWTADDVLVHALPLFHVHGLILGILGPLRRGGTVHHAGKFATDVIARKLSTEATMMFGVPTMYHRIAEEVGSNPELAKALSGARLLVSGSAALPVHDHERIRAATGQRVVERYGMSETLMNTSVRADGERKPGTVGVPLRGVEVRLVDESGAVIETSDGETVGEIQVRGPNLFTEYLNRPDATAEVFDAGWFRTGDMATRDADGYYRIVGRKATDLIKSGGYKIGAGEIENALLEHPGVAEAAVTGEPDPDLGERIVAWIVPAGEPPAEQELVDHVARLLSPHKRPRVVRFLDALPRNDMGKVMKRALNA; encoded by the coding sequence GTGCCCGAACGGTTGTTCCCGGTCCTGGCCGAGCCGCCGGAGAAGGAGGCCCTCCGCTTCGGCGAGGTCTCGCTCGGCTACGCGGAACTGGCGGCGATCGCCGGTTCACTCGCCAGGGAGATCCGCGCCCAGTCGCCCACGCGGGTGGCGGTGTGGGCGACGCCGACCATCCACACGAGCGTCGCCGTGGTCGCGGCGCTGCTCGCGGGTATCCCGGCCGTCCCGGTCAACCCGAAGATCGGCGAGCGCGAACTCGACCACATCGTGAACGACAGCGCGCCGTCCCTCGTCCTCAGCGAGCCGGGCGCGAAGCTGCCGGAGCGGCTGGCGAACCTGCCGCGCCAGCAGGTCGCGCTGATCGGCAGCCCCGGTGACCTGCCCGAGGAGCCGGGCGAAGAGGCGCCCGCGCTGATCGTCTACACCTCGGGCACCACCGGCCCGCCGAAGGGCGTCGTGCTGCCGCGGCGCGCCATCTCCAGCACGTTGGACGCGCTGGAGGACGCCTGGCAATGGACCGCGGACGACGTGCTCGTGCACGCGCTGCCGCTGTTCCACGTGCACGGCTTGATCCTCGGGATCCTCGGCCCGCTGCGCCGCGGCGGCACCGTGCACCACGCCGGCAAGTTCGCCACCGACGTCATCGCCCGGAAACTGTCGACCGAGGCGACGATGATGTTCGGCGTGCCCACGATGTACCACCGCATCGCGGAGGAGGTGGGCAGCAACCCGGAGCTCGCGAAGGCCCTGAGCGGCGCGCGGCTGCTGGTGTCCGGGTCGGCCGCGCTGCCGGTGCATGACCACGAGCGCATCCGCGCGGCCACCGGACAGCGGGTCGTGGAGCGCTACGGCATGAGCGAGACGCTGATGAACACCAGCGTCCGCGCCGACGGCGAGCGCAAACCCGGCACGGTCGGGGTGCCGCTGCGCGGGGTCGAGGTGCGGCTGGTCGACGAGTCGGGCGCGGTCATCGAGACCAGCGACGGCGAGACGGTCGGCGAGATCCAGGTGCGCGGGCCGAACCTGTTCACCGAGTACCTCAACCGGCCGGACGCGACGGCTGAGGTGTTCGACGCCGGCTGGTTCCGCACCGGCGACATGGCGACCCGCGACGCCGACGGCTACTACCGGATCGTCGGCCGCAAGGCCACCGACCTGATCAAGAGCGGCGGCTACAAGATCGGCGCGGGCGAGATCGAGAACGCGTTGCTGGAGCACCCGGGGGTGGCCGAGGCCGCGGTGACCGGCGAGCCGGACCCGGACCTCGGCGAGCGGATCGTGGCGTGGATCGTGCCCGCCGGGGAGCCGCCCGCGGAGCAGGAGCTCGTCGACCACGTCGCGCGGTTGCTGTCGCCGCACAAGCGGCCGCGGGTGGTGCGATTCCTGGACGCGCTGCCACGCAACGACATGGGCAAGGTCATGAAGCGGGCGCTGAATGCGTGA
- a CDS encoding carboxyl transferase domain-containing protein: protein MRESARAVIGSVCSGFTELPAPPSVESGVDGPIGWPGYDSAYARAASRTGESESVVCGVGKFGGTEATVIAWEFGFLGGSLGRRTGDRIEAAFERARELRTPVVSMIATGGSRMQEGMAALTQLQRIARQAALTRDAGLPQVAVVRDPTTGGGWATLGAGSDVALALPGAQVGFAGSRVRPSGDASAYTAESQLASGHVDQIVPAAELGDRLGRWLSLLTGADGQPAPPPPALGGGELPADGWAAVRAARAPSRPRAESYLDAYFDWREDISGDRCGGVDPGVRCGFGMRGGVTVGYAAQCGTATLPSGFRTAARLIRLADRLGIPVLTLVDTPGAANDPAAERAGAGAAIAEVFAAVAGASVPVTTLVIGEGGSGGALAFAHPERTWVTPDSYFSVTSPEAAASILKRPPEEVPATANQLRLRPQDLVELGVVRGIVGR, encoded by the coding sequence ATGCGTGAGAGCGCCCGCGCGGTGATCGGCTCGGTGTGCTCCGGGTTCACCGAGCTGCCCGCGCCGCCGAGTGTCGAGTCCGGTGTGGACGGTCCGATCGGCTGGCCGGGCTACGACTCCGCGTATGCCCGGGCCGCTTCCCGGACCGGCGAGTCGGAGTCGGTGGTGTGTGGTGTCGGCAAGTTCGGCGGCACCGAGGCGACCGTGATCGCGTGGGAGTTCGGGTTCCTCGGCGGGTCGCTCGGGCGGCGCACCGGCGACCGGATCGAGGCGGCGTTCGAGCGGGCGCGGGAGCTGCGGACGCCGGTCGTGTCGATGATCGCGACCGGCGGCAGCCGGATGCAGGAGGGCATGGCCGCGCTGACCCAGCTGCAGCGGATCGCGCGGCAGGCGGCGCTGACGCGGGACGCCGGGTTGCCGCAGGTCGCGGTCGTGCGGGACCCGACGACCGGCGGCGGCTGGGCCACGCTCGGCGCCGGTTCGGACGTGGCACTGGCCCTGCCCGGCGCGCAGGTCGGGTTCGCCGGGTCGCGGGTGCGGCCGTCCGGTGACGCGTCGGCCTACACCGCGGAGTCGCAGCTGGCGTCCGGGCACGTGGACCAGATCGTTCCGGCGGCGGAGCTGGGTGACCGGCTGGGCCGCTGGTTGTCGTTGCTGACGGGCGCGGACGGGCAGCCGGCGCCGCCGCCACCGGCTTTGGGAGGCGGCGAGCTCCCGGCGGACGGCTGGGCCGCGGTGCGGGCGGCGCGTGCCCCGTCACGGCCGCGAGCAGAGTCCTATTTGGACGCCTACTTCGACTGGCGGGAGGACATCAGCGGCGACCGGTGCGGCGGCGTGGATCCCGGGGTGCGGTGCGGGTTCGGGATGCGCGGGGGCGTGACGGTCGGCTACGCCGCGCAGTGCGGGACCGCGACGCTGCCGTCGGGTTTCCGCACGGCGGCGCGGCTGATCCGGCTGGCGGACCGACTGGGGATCCCGGTGCTCACGCTGGTGGACACCCCGGGCGCGGCCAACGACCCGGCGGCCGAGCGGGCGGGCGCGGGCGCGGCGATCGCGGAGGTCTTCGCGGCGGTGGCCGGGGCGTCGGTGCCGGTGACGACGCTGGTGATCGGCGAGGGCGGCTCCGGGGGTGCGCTGGCGTTCGCCCACCCCGAGCGGACGTGGGTGACGCCGGACAGCTACTTCTCGGTGACGTCCCCGGAAGCGGCGGCGTCGATCCTGAAGCGCCCGCCCGAGGAGGTCCCGGCGACGGCGAACCAGCTGCGGTTGCGGCCGCAGGACCTGGTGGAGCTGGGCGTGGTGCGGGGAATCGTGGGGCGCTGA